In Burkholderia sp. WP9, a genomic segment contains:
- a CDS encoding DUF1330 domain-containing protein, giving the protein MPAYVVITREKTLDPAKLEEYKQVAPATFEQHPVMMLASHGRREVVEGPAIEDILILEFTSYDEALAWYHSPEYQAVSDTRLQGADYRIIITEGLPVM; this is encoded by the coding sequence ATGCCCGCCTACGTCGTCATTACGCGCGAGAAAACGCTCGATCCCGCCAAACTGGAAGAGTACAAACAGGTTGCGCCTGCAACTTTCGAGCAGCATCCGGTGATGATGCTGGCGAGCCATGGGCGCAGGGAAGTGGTGGAAGGTCCGGCGATCGAAGACATTCTGATCCTCGAATTCACCAGCTACGATGAAGCGCTCGCCTGGTATCACAGCCCGGAGTATCAGGCCGTCAGCGATACGCGCCTGCAAGGCGCCGACTATCGCATCATCATCACCGAAGGCTTGCCGGTCATGTAA
- a CDS encoding sugar-binding transcriptional regulator, whose amino-acid sequence MPKSTEKLDLATRAAWLYYVAGNTQNEIAEKLQVSRPVAQRLVAFAVEKNLIRVRVDHQLADCLALADQLSKRYGLSMCEVVPVDSDTSEEVDRKLAVAGAQVMERYLGEEKPMVVAVSSGRTLKAAVDQIAQLDRPQHRLVSMVGAIAQDGSSNRYDVALHISEKTGGKHFLLPAPLLADSEAERAQWCNHRLYRIVESLSAQADVAFVGIGNIGPNCPLHEDGFITSAEVKELMQNGAVAEMLGLPIDSAGAHVESPIGRRVTSIALDSPPRRPTIGFAGGERKREALIAVLKGGWLSGLVTDESCARAALEA is encoded by the coding sequence GTGCCCAAGTCCACAGAAAAATTAGATCTTGCTACCCGCGCCGCGTGGCTCTACTACGTCGCCGGCAATACCCAGAACGAGATCGCCGAAAAACTCCAGGTGTCGCGTCCGGTCGCGCAGCGGCTGGTCGCCTTCGCGGTGGAAAAGAATCTGATTCGCGTGCGCGTCGATCATCAACTGGCCGATTGCCTCGCGCTCGCCGATCAACTGTCGAAGCGCTACGGTCTGAGCATGTGCGAAGTGGTGCCGGTCGACAGCGATACGTCGGAGGAAGTCGACCGCAAGCTGGCGGTGGCCGGCGCGCAGGTGATGGAGCGCTATCTCGGCGAAGAAAAGCCGATGGTGGTCGCGGTGAGCAGCGGCCGGACGCTGAAGGCCGCGGTCGATCAGATCGCGCAACTGGACCGTCCGCAACACCGGCTGGTATCCATGGTCGGGGCGATCGCCCAGGACGGCTCCTCGAACCGCTACGACGTCGCGCTGCACATTTCGGAGAAGACCGGCGGCAAGCATTTTCTGCTGCCCGCGCCGCTGCTCGCCGATAGCGAAGCGGAGCGCGCGCAGTGGTGCAATCACCGGCTGTACCGGATCGTCGAATCGCTGTCGGCGCAGGCCGACGTGGCGTTCGTCGGCATCGGCAATATCGGGCCGAATTGTCCGTTGCACGAAGACGGCTTCATTACGTCGGCGGAAGTGAAGGAATTGATGCAGAACGGCGCGGTGGCCGAAATGCTCGGACTGCCGATCGATTCGGCCGGTGCGCACGTCGAATCGCCGATCGGCCGGCGCGTGACGAGCATCGCACTGGATTCGCCGCCACGGCGTCCCACCATCGGCTTCGCCGGCGGCGAGCGCAAGCGCGAGGCGCTGATTGCGGTGCTCAAAGGCGGCTGGCTCTCCGGACTGGTCACTGACGAGTCGTGCGCGCGAGCCGCGCTCGAAGCCTGA
- the xylB gene encoding xylulokinase: MYLGIDLGTSEVKVLLLASNGRVIGTAGSPFTVSRPHQRWAEQNPEDWWAGTRSALAALRAKHPDEFAQIRGIGLSGQMHGAVLLDAQDRVLRPAILWNDMRSDKECAELTERAPELHSVAGNLAMPGFTAPKLLWVARHEPDIFARTACVLLPKDYLRLQLTGGKVSDPSDAAGTLWLDVAKRDWSDSLLAACNMSRAQMPSLCEGSEPSGTLLPEVAREFGLSDGVIVAAGGGDNATSAIGIGATQPGDGFVSLGTSGVLCVVGDSFRPNPASAVHAFCHAIPDRWHQMSVVLSAASCLRWVCKLTSTDEPTLLGEIEALPADALNTAPLFLPYLSGERTPHNDPYAQGVFFGMNHATDRALLGYAVLEGVTLALTDGLDALRAAGTEAKALSLLGGGARSDYWAQLLADSLDTATRKHGGGETGAALGAARLGWLAAGGDPATVLTKPPIEKEFTPNPRRHAELRARLEAFRALYRHVRPLFDPARQPLA, from the coding sequence ATGTATCTCGGCATCGACCTCGGCACGTCCGAAGTGAAAGTTCTGCTGCTCGCCTCCAACGGACGCGTGATCGGCACCGCAGGCTCACCGTTTACCGTTTCGCGCCCTCATCAGCGCTGGGCCGAGCAGAATCCCGAAGACTGGTGGGCAGGCACGCGCAGCGCGCTCGCCGCCCTGCGCGCCAAACATCCCGACGAGTTCGCGCAGATTCGCGGCATCGGCCTGTCCGGTCAGATGCACGGCGCCGTGCTGCTGGACGCGCAGGACCGCGTGTTGCGGCCCGCGATCCTATGGAACGACATGCGCAGCGACAAGGAATGCGCGGAATTGACCGAACGCGCGCCGGAGTTGCACAGCGTGGCCGGCAATCTCGCCATGCCCGGTTTCACCGCGCCGAAGCTGCTGTGGGTCGCGCGCCATGAGCCCGACATTTTTGCGCGGACCGCCTGCGTGCTGCTACCGAAGGATTACTTGCGCCTGCAATTGACCGGCGGCAAGGTGTCCGATCCATCGGACGCGGCCGGCACGCTGTGGCTCGACGTCGCCAAACGCGACTGGTCCGATTCGCTGCTCGCGGCCTGCAACATGTCACGCGCGCAGATGCCGAGCCTGTGCGAAGGCAGCGAGCCGTCCGGCACGCTGCTGCCCGAGGTAGCGCGCGAATTCGGCCTGAGCGACGGCGTGATCGTCGCGGCCGGCGGTGGCGACAACGCCACAAGCGCGATCGGCATCGGCGCGACGCAACCCGGCGACGGCTTCGTTTCGCTCGGCACGTCGGGCGTGTTGTGCGTGGTCGGCGACAGCTTCCGGCCGAATCCGGCTTCGGCGGTGCATGCGTTCTGTCACGCGATTCCGGATCGCTGGCATCAGATGAGCGTGGTGCTGTCCGCCGCGAGTTGCCTGCGCTGGGTCTGCAAGCTCACCTCCACCGACGAGCCGACCCTGCTCGGCGAAATCGAGGCGCTCCCGGCCGACGCGTTGAACACCGCGCCGCTCTTTTTGCCCTATCTGTCCGGCGAACGCACGCCGCACAACGACCCGTATGCGCAAGGCGTGTTCTTCGGCATGAATCACGCAACTGATCGCGCGCTGCTCGGCTACGCGGTACTCGAAGGCGTCACGCTCGCGCTCACCGACGGCCTCGACGCGCTGCGCGCGGCCGGCACCGAAGCGAAGGCGCTATCCCTGCTCGGCGGCGGCGCCCGCAGCGACTACTGGGCGCAATTGCTGGCCGACTCGCTCGATACGGCGACGCGCAAGCACGGCGGCGGCGAAACCGGCGCGGCGCTCGGCGCGGCACGTCTCGGCTGGCTGGCGGCCGGCGGCGATCCGGCCACGGTGCTGACCAAGCCGCCGATCGAAAAGGAGTTCACACCGAACCCGCGCCGCCACGCCGAATTGCGCGCGCGACTCGAAGCGTTTCGCGCACTCTATCGCCATGTGCGGCCGCTGTTCGACCCCGCGCGGCAGCCGCTTGCCTGA
- the dalD gene encoding D-arabinitol 4-dehydrogenase: MNSGQGSGAAAHVILHIGAGSFHRAHQAWYLHRLNEAKVPGEPHWSLTVGNIRSDMNAVLEALAAQNGVYTLETVTPQGERAYETIRSIERVVPWTESLDALIEAGADPACKIIAFTVTEGGYYLDEDDELDTANADLAADLKGGHTTIYGALAAILDARMKRGAGPVTLQTCDNLRSNGERFHAGMSEFLERRGAEELAQWFDDNTACPSSMVDRITPRPTPDVRERVKAATGVDDACPVMGEAFIQWVIEDRFIAGRPAWEKVGAELVDSVMPYEEAKIRILNAPHSCIAWAGTLVGLNYIHEGTLDADINRFAFDYVTEDVIPCLTPSPLDLERYRDVVLERFSNPYIQDTNQRVAADGFSKLPGFIAPTLTECFERGATPAATAMLPALFFRFLERWNAGKLPYTYQDGVMDERVARGFFAAPDPLKAFAADRLLWGSMAQTPELESALEGALARVDVWLAKRGAI; the protein is encoded by the coding sequence ATGAACAGCGGGCAAGGCAGCGGCGCTGCCGCACACGTGATCCTGCACATCGGCGCGGGATCGTTTCATCGCGCGCATCAGGCGTGGTATCTGCATCGGTTGAACGAGGCCAAGGTGCCCGGCGAGCCGCACTGGTCGCTGACGGTCGGCAACATCCGCAGCGACATGAATGCGGTGCTCGAAGCGCTCGCCGCGCAAAACGGCGTCTACACACTCGAGACCGTCACGCCCCAAGGTGAGCGCGCGTACGAAACCATTCGCTCGATCGAGCGCGTCGTGCCGTGGACCGAAAGCCTCGACGCGCTGATCGAAGCGGGCGCCGACCCGGCCTGCAAGATCATCGCGTTCACCGTCACCGAAGGCGGCTATTACCTCGACGAAGATGACGAGCTCGACACCGCCAACGCCGATCTCGCCGCCGACCTCAAGGGCGGCCACACCACCATTTACGGCGCGCTCGCAGCGATTCTCGACGCGCGCATGAAGCGCGGCGCGGGCCCCGTCACGCTGCAGACCTGCGACAACCTGCGCAGCAACGGCGAGCGCTTCCATGCGGGCATGAGCGAGTTTCTCGAACGACGCGGCGCGGAGGAACTCGCGCAATGGTTCGACGACAACACGGCCTGTCCGAGTTCGATGGTCGATCGCATTACGCCGCGTCCCACGCCGGATGTGCGCGAACGCGTCAAGGCCGCCACCGGCGTCGACGACGCCTGCCCGGTAATGGGCGAAGCGTTCATTCAGTGGGTGATCGAAGACCGGTTTATCGCGGGCCGCCCGGCATGGGAAAAGGTCGGCGCGGAACTGGTCGACTCGGTGATGCCGTACGAAGAAGCGAAGATCCGCATTCTCAATGCGCCGCACAGCTGCATCGCATGGGCGGGTACGCTGGTCGGGCTGAACTACATTCACGAAGGCACGCTCGACGCGGACATCAATCGATTCGCCTTCGACTACGTCACGGAGGACGTGATTCCGTGTCTCACACCGAGTCCGCTCGATCTCGAACGCTATCGCGACGTGGTGCTGGAGCGCTTCAGCAATCCGTATATCCAGGACACGAACCAGCGCGTGGCGGCGGACGGCTTTTCGAAGCTGCCAGGCTTTATCGCGCCGACGTTGACGGAGTGCTTCGAGCGCGGCGCCACACCGGCGGCGACGGCAATGCTGCCCGCGCTGTTCTTCCGCTTTCTCGAACGCTGGAACGCCGGCAAGCTGCCGTACACGTATCAGGATGGTGTGATGGACGAGCGCGTGGCGCGCGGCTTTTTCGCGGCGCCCGATCCGTTGAAAGCGTTCGCCGCCGACCGGCTGCTATGGGGCAGCATGGCGCAGACGCCGGAACTGGAGTCGGCGCTGGAGGGCGCACTGGCGCGTGTCGATGTATGGCTGGCCAAACGCGGCGCGATTTGA
- a CDS encoding AraC family transcriptional regulator, giving the protein MQPDLELVAVRRDESFKVWSHGYPYRTVRWHFHPEYEIHLIVATTGKMFVGDHISSFTPGNLVLIGPNLPHNWVSEVPQGESIAQRNLVVQFGQEFVSSCVESFPEWRQVEALLADSRRGVSFGAQTSAAIQPLFLELLAARGLRRLVLFMSMLDILVNAEDREMLASPAYQADPGGFASTRINHVLTYIGGNLANELRESDLAQLAGQSVSAFSRYFRRHTGLPFVQYVNRMRINLACQLLTEDELSVTDICFKAGFNNLSNFNRQFLAVKGMAPSKFRRYQQLNGASRDGSEGGVGRSMVV; this is encoded by the coding sequence GTGCAACCCGATCTCGAACTCGTGGCCGTGCGCCGCGACGAATCGTTCAAAGTGTGGTCGCACGGTTATCCGTATCGCACCGTGCGTTGGCACTTTCATCCCGAATACGAGATTCATCTGATCGTGGCGACGACTGGCAAGATGTTCGTCGGCGATCACATCAGCAGCTTCACGCCTGGCAATCTGGTGCTGATCGGACCGAACTTGCCGCACAACTGGGTGAGTGAAGTGCCGCAAGGGGAAAGCATTGCGCAGCGCAATCTGGTCGTGCAGTTCGGGCAGGAGTTCGTGTCGAGCTGCGTTGAGAGTTTTCCGGAGTGGCGTCAGGTCGAGGCACTGCTCGCGGATTCACGGCGTGGCGTGTCGTTCGGTGCGCAGACGAGCGCGGCGATCCAGCCGCTGTTTCTAGAGTTGCTGGCGGCGCGTGGGTTGCGTCGGCTCGTGCTGTTCATGTCGATGCTCGACATTCTGGTGAACGCTGAAGATCGTGAGATGTTGGCGAGTCCTGCTTATCAGGCCGATCCTGGTGGGTTTGCTTCGACTCGTATCAATCATGTGCTCACTTATATCGGGGGGAATCTCGCTAATGAGTTGCGGGAGTCGGATCTCGCGCAGCTCGCGGGGCAAAGTGTCAGCGCGTTTTCGCGGTATTTTCGGCGGCATACTGGGTTGCCGTTTGTGCAGTATGTGAATCGGATGCGGATCAATCTGGCTTGTCAGTTGCTCACCGAAGATGAGTTGAGCGTTACTGATATTTGCTTCAAGGCAGGGTTTAATAACCTGTCGAATTTCAACCGGCAGTTTCTGGCGGTGAAGGGGATGGCGCCTTCGAAGTTTCGGCGTTATCAGCAGTTGAATGGGGCTAGTCGTGATGGTTCCGAAGGAGGGGTGGGGCGGTCGATGGTTGTTTGA
- the kynA gene encoding tryptophan 2,3-dioxygenase, which yields MTDHMQTPGLPEEKPAQGCPFGHGSVASHSAAPAVSAAKSGDGWHDAQLDFSESMSYGDYLSLGTVLDAQHPLSPDHNEMLFIIQHQTSELWMKLALYELRAALQAVRRDELPPAFKMLARVSRIMEQLVQAWSVLATMTPSEYTAMRPYLGSSSGFQSYQYRQIEFLLGNKNELMLKPHAHRADVLAEVTASLEAPSFYDEVVRLLARRGFAISPSRLERDWTQPTVHDASVEAAWLEVYRNPSQYWELYEMAEELVDLEDAFRQWRFRHVTTVERIIGFKQGTGGTSGATYLRKMLDVVLFPELWHVRTML from the coding sequence ATGACCGATCACATGCAAACACCGGGGTTGCCGGAAGAGAAACCGGCACAGGGATGTCCGTTCGGGCATGGGAGTGTGGCTTCACATTCGGCCGCCCCGGCCGTTTCCGCCGCTAAGTCGGGCGATGGCTGGCACGACGCGCAGCTCGATTTTTCGGAGTCGATGAGTTACGGCGATTATCTGTCGCTCGGGACGGTGCTCGATGCGCAGCATCCGCTGTCGCCGGATCATAACGAGATGCTGTTCATCATTCAGCATCAGACGAGCGAGTTGTGGATGAAGCTCGCGTTGTATGAGTTGCGGGCGGCGCTGCAGGCCGTGCGTCGCGATGAGTTGCCGCCGGCGTTCAAGATGCTCGCGCGTGTGTCGCGGATCATGGAGCAGCTCGTGCAGGCATGGAGTGTTCTCGCGACGATGACGCCGTCCGAGTACACGGCGATGCGGCCTTATTTGGGGAGTTCTTCCGGGTTTCAGTCGTATCAGTATCGGCAGATCGAGTTTTTACTCGGCAATAAGAATGAGCTGATGCTGAAGCCGCATGCGCATCGGGCTGATGTGCTGGCTGAGGTGACAGCTTCGCTGGAGGCGCCTTCTTTTTATGATGAAGTGGTGCGGTTGCTGGCGCGGCGTGGGTTTGCGATTTCGCCTTCCCGGCTTGAGAGGGACTGGACACAGCCTACTGTGCACGATGCTTCTGTTGAAGCAGCCTGGCTGGAGGTTTATCGGAATCCTTCGCAGTATTGGGAACTGTATGAGATGGCTGAGGAACTTGTCGATCTCGAGGATGCGTTTCGGCAGTGGCGGTTCAGGCATGTCACTACCGTTGAGCGGATTATTGGGTTTAAGCAGGGCACCGGTGGGACTAGTGGGGCTACTTATCTGCGCAAGATGCTCGATGTGGTTTTGTTTCCTGAGCTTTGGCATGTTAGGACTATGCTGTAG
- the kynU gene encoding kynureninase: MNHREEALALDSADPLAALRDQFALSSTTIYLDGNSLGVPPAAAAQRAQTVIAAEWGEGLIRSWNTAGWFALPRRLGNKLAPLIGAAEDEVVVTDTISINLFKLLSAAVRVANARDPKRRVIVSERSNFPTDLYIAQGLIEQLDRGYELRLVDDPSELPAAIGDDTAIAMITHVNYRTGYMHDMAALTQLIHDKGALALWDLAHSAGAVPVDLNDVGADYAVGCTYKYLNGGPGSPAFVWVPKRHQNEFSQPLSGWWGHRAPFKMDPAYQPDEGIGRFLCGTQPMVSMSLVECGLDVFLQTDMQAIRQKSLALTDLFIELVETRCGEFPLKLVTPREHAQRGSHASFEHPNGYEVMQALIARGVIGDYREPHVLRFGFTPLYTRFVDVWDAVETLRDVLTQETWRAPEFAARGAVT, encoded by the coding sequence ATGAACCACCGTGAAGAAGCATTGGCGCTCGATAGTGCCGACCCGCTGGCGGCGTTGCGCGATCAATTCGCGCTGTCGTCGACGACCATCTATCTCGACGGCAACTCCCTCGGCGTGCCGCCGGCCGCCGCCGCGCAACGCGCGCAGACCGTGATCGCCGCCGAATGGGGCGAAGGCCTGATTCGCAGCTGGAACACCGCGGGCTGGTTCGCGCTGCCGCGCCGCCTCGGCAACAAGCTCGCGCCGCTGATCGGCGCGGCCGAAGACGAAGTAGTCGTCACCGATACGATTTCGATCAACCTGTTCAAGCTGCTGTCCGCCGCGGTGCGGGTGGCGAATGCGCGAGATCCGAAGCGTCGCGTGATCGTTTCCGAGCGCTCGAATTTCCCGACCGACCTGTACATTGCGCAGGGGCTGATCGAACAGCTCGACCGAGGCTACGAATTGCGTCTGGTCGACGATCCTTCCGAATTGCCTGCCGCGATCGGCGACGACACGGCGATCGCGATGATCACGCACGTGAACTACCGCACCGGCTACATGCACGACATGGCCGCGCTCACCCAACTGATCCACGACAAAGGCGCGCTCGCGCTGTGGGACCTCGCGCATTCGGCAGGTGCGGTGCCGGTCGATCTGAACGACGTCGGCGCGGATTACGCGGTCGGCTGCACGTACAAGTATCTGAACGGTGGCCCCGGTTCGCCCGCGTTCGTCTGGGTGCCCAAGCGCCATCAAAACGAATTTTCGCAACCGCTGTCCGGCTGGTGGGGACATCGCGCGCCGTTCAAGATGGATCCGGCGTATCAGCCCGACGAGGGCATCGGCCGCTTTTTGTGCGGCACGCAGCCGATGGTGTCGATGTCGCTCGTCGAATGCGGACTCGACGTGTTCCTGCAGACCGACATGCAGGCAATTCGCCAGAAGTCGCTGGCATTGACCGATCTGTTCATCGAACTCGTTGAAACGCGTTGCGGCGAGTTTCCGCTGAAGCTCGTGACCCCACGCGAGCATGCGCAGCGCGGCTCGCATGCGAGCTTCGAACACCCGAATGGTTATGAGGTGATGCAGGCGTTGATTGCACGCGGGGTGATCGGCGATTATCGCGAACCGCATGTGCTGCGGTTTGGTTTTACGCCGCTGTATACGCGCTTTGTCGACGTGTGGGACGCCGTGGAAACCTTGCGCGATGTCCTGACGCAAGAGACCTGGCGTGCGCCTGAATTTGCCGCACGCGGCGCTGTGACCTGA
- the kynB gene encoding arylformamidase: MPTLWDITPAVDTATPVWPGDTPVGIERVWRMEAGSPVNVARLTLSPHTGAHTDAPLHYDAEGAAIGEVPLDAYLGRCRVIHCIGAAPVVTPQHLTGSLDDLPPRVLLRTYRNAPTTVWDSAFCAVAPDTIDLLASRGVKLIGIDTPSLDPQESKTMDAHHRIRAHRMAILEGIVLDDVAPGDYELIALPLKLTTLDASPVRAILRALPESH; the protein is encoded by the coding sequence ATGCCAACACTCTGGGACATCACCCCCGCCGTCGATACCGCCACGCCCGTGTGGCCGGGCGATACGCCGGTGGGTATCGAGCGCGTGTGGCGCATGGAGGCGGGCTCGCCCGTCAACGTCGCGCGGCTAACGCTGTCGCCGCACACAGGCGCGCACACCGACGCCCCGCTGCACTACGACGCCGAAGGCGCCGCGATCGGCGAAGTCCCGCTCGATGCGTACCTCGGCCGATGCCGCGTGATTCATTGCATCGGCGCCGCGCCTGTTGTGACGCCACAACACCTGACCGGCTCGCTCGACGACCTGCCGCCGCGAGTCTTACTGCGCACTTACAGAAACGCGCCGACTACGGTCTGGGACAGCGCGTTCTGCGCGGTCGCGCCGGACACGATCGACCTGCTGGCTTCGCGCGGCGTGAAGCTGATCGGCATCGACACGCCGTCGCTCGACCCGCAGGAGTCGAAGACGATGGACGCGCACCACCGGATCCGCGCGCATCGCATGGCGATTCTCGAAGGCATCGTGCTCGACGACGTCGCCCCCGGCGACTACGAACTGATCGCGCTGCCGCTCAAGCTGACCACGCTCGACGCAAGCCCGGTGCGCGCAATATTGCGCGCGCTGCCCGAGTCTCACTGA
- a CDS encoding Lrp/AsnC family transcriptional regulator gives MNAISLDATDCRILTVLQQEGRISNLDLAERISLSPSACLRRLRLLEEQGVIEHYRACLNREVLGFELEAFVQVSMRNDQENWHERFAEAVRDWPEVVGAFVVTGETHYLLRVLAHNLKHYSDFVLQRLYKAPGVMDIRSNIVLQTLKEDSGVPVSLVKKSSGHGATHNDR, from the coding sequence ATGAACGCGATCTCGCTCGACGCCACCGATTGCCGTATCTTGACGGTGCTTCAGCAAGAAGGACGGATCAGCAATCTCGACCTCGCGGAGCGCATCTCGCTCTCGCCGTCAGCGTGCCTGCGACGCCTGCGGCTGCTCGAAGAGCAGGGCGTCATCGAACATTACCGCGCGTGTCTGAACCGCGAAGTGCTGGGTTTTGAACTGGAAGCGTTCGTGCAGGTGTCCATGCGCAACGACCAGGAGAATTGGCACGAGCGCTTTGCGGAAGCGGTGCGCGACTGGCCGGAAGTGGTCGGCGCGTTCGTGGTGACCGGCGAGACGCACTATCTGCTGCGAGTTCTCGCGCACAACCTCAAGCATTATTCGGATTTCGTGCTGCAGCGGCTCTACAAGGCGCCGGGCGTAATGGATATTCGTTCGAATATCGTGCTGCAGACACTCAAGGAAGATTCGGGCGTGCCCGTCTCGTTAGTGAAGAAAAGCAGCGGGCATGGCGCCACGCATAACGATCGCTGA
- a CDS encoding flavin reductase family protein, with translation MKRASPPNFDQNAFKQALSQFATGVTVITTRAASGQLIGITASSFNSVSLNPPLVLWSLATRSASMPVFRANSHYVVNVLAASQLDLCKRFATVKGDRFEGVSHAEGDTGMPVLDGALAWFECHNRSRYEEGDHVIFVGEVERCGVHENAAEISPLVFQNGQFHGLKPL, from the coding sequence ATGAAGCGCGCCAGCCCGCCCAACTTCGACCAGAACGCCTTTAAACAGGCGCTCAGCCAATTCGCCACCGGTGTCACCGTCATTACAACGCGCGCGGCGTCCGGCCAATTGATCGGCATCACGGCCAGTTCGTTCAACTCGGTTTCGCTCAATCCGCCGCTCGTGTTGTGGAGTCTCGCCACGCGCTCGGCGTCGATGCCCGTATTCCGCGCCAATAGTCACTACGTGGTCAACGTGCTGGCCGCGTCGCAGCTCGATCTGTGCAAACGCTTTGCGACCGTGAAGGGCGACCGCTTCGAAGGCGTGTCGCATGCGGAAGGCGACACCGGCATGCCGGTGCTGGACGGCGCGCTCGCCTGGTTCGAATGCCATAACCGCAGCCGCTACGAGGAAGGCGACCACGTGATTTTCGTCGGCGAAGTGGAGCGCTGCGGCGTGCATGAGAATGCCGCCGAGATCTCGCCGCTCGTCTTTCAGAACGGCCAGTTTCACGGACTCAAGCCGCTTTGA
- the msrA gene encoding peptide-methionine (S)-S-oxide reductase MsrA — MSQTGEVATLGGGCFWCLEAVYLGVDGVNAVESGYAGGQTLQPTYEQVCDGETGHAEVVKVDFDPAKISYREIIDIFFAIHDPTQLNRQGNDVGTQYRSVIFAHSEAQRETALQAIREIGEQQIYDGQIVTQVLPLDGNYWPAEAYHQNYFAHHPNQGYCSFVVAPKVAKFRQKFAHRVRVG, encoded by the coding sequence ATGAGTCAGACAGGCGAAGTCGCCACTCTTGGCGGCGGTTGTTTCTGGTGCCTCGAAGCGGTGTACCTGGGCGTCGACGGCGTGAACGCGGTGGAGTCGGGCTATGCGGGCGGCCAGACCCTGCAACCGACGTATGAGCAGGTATGCGACGGCGAGACGGGCCACGCCGAAGTCGTGAAGGTCGACTTCGATCCGGCCAAAATCAGTTACCGCGAGATTATCGACATCTTCTTCGCGATCCATGATCCGACGCAGTTGAACCGGCAGGGGAACGACGTCGGCACGCAATACCGCTCGGTGATCTTTGCGCACTCCGAAGCGCAACGGGAAACCGCGCTGCAGGCGATCCGCGAGATTGGCGAACAGCAGATTTACGACGGGCAGATCGTCACCCAGGTGCTGCCGCTCGACGGCAACTACTGGCCTGCCGAGGCCTATCACCAGAACTATTTCGCGCACCACCCGAATCAAGGGTATTGCTCGTTCGTGGTGGCGCCGAAAGTGGCGAAGTTTCGTCAGAAGTTTGCTCACCGGGTCAGGGTGGGCTAA